A window of Poecilia reticulata strain Guanapo linkage group LG7, Guppy_female_1.0+MT, whole genome shotgun sequence genomic DNA:
ACAGACGCAGCCCTTTGGACGTCAGCAGCGACCCAAAACAGGAGGCGGGGGATGCAGATAAGGACGGTGGCATTTACACTTGCAAGCTGTGCAATTTTGAAACTCACGACCTCAACCTGTTCCTAGATCACGTCTACACGGGGCACCCGGACTTTAGGGCGGACCCTGGCTTCGTCTGCATGAGCTGCGGCGTTTCGGCGCCAAAGTTTGAGGGGCTAGCTCTGCACAACGCCAGGGTCCACCCCAGCACTTTGAATACGACCCTGCAGctgaggaggagggagaggagggcgGTGGTGGAGCAGAACCTGCTGATAGGGACAGAGCTGTGCAGGGACAGCGAAATCTCCATCACTAAGACGCCAATCATGAGGATGCTGAAGGGCAAATCTGAACCCAAAAGGATTGTGGTGTCTCACTCTGTGTCAGACGAGCCCGCCTCGGACGTGCATTCTGCCTCCATATCCAGGGAATCTGAAAGAAAGGAATCTTCTGCTGTTACAGTCACCCACGTCTCCACGATCGTCCACAACGGAACGAGCAAGACCACCCTGCCCTCGGCCATCCAGATTGTCAACGGCTCTACGGGGTTACCCCTACTGAAGACGCCCATCACACAGGTGGCCCGgatactgatgttttttttatttgttttaagtgaatttgCTTTATTAATCgtgtttttaaattcctttcAGGTTGTTTCTGTAGCTCAGAACCGAAGTCTTCACCATTCTGCACCCATCACAGCTTCCTCTTCTGCTTCTTCCGCTTCTTTATCCTCATCCTCGCAAAATCTTCCCAAGGTACGAATTGGCTTTTGTGTCAATGTTACGCAATTTACAATTCAAATAAAAGGGTTATATGCAATCatcagtgaaagaaaaagtatattttattccttttttaatgAGGGGTTTTATAATATAATCAATATTCCAGGATGGTTTCAAGACACAAGAGCtcagtgaattaaaaacaactatTAGGTTGGATAATTtgaaatctcacatttttgtggGATACTTTGCGCTACTCGTCGTTAgctattttaaaattgttgccTTCCTGCTGTGGATCTGGTTTTGAAGAGTAATCCACACAGTTTTAATGTGATTGAGGTCAGAAGGTTGGGTCGGCCATTCAGGGAGCCCTTTAACATTCATGAGGACAGCGATGTCCTCAATGAACCCATTGACTTGCAAGTAAGTGCTTTTGGAGTGATCGTTAAGGGGTTAATGCAAAACCAGTTTGATGTGTGTTTAAGGTCATCAGAGTTTCTGTGGGCTCTTAAAAAAATTCCAACAGAAATAAGTTGGACAGGAAAGTTTGTTTCAATGAGGTCCAGCTTGAAAAACGTGGCTTAAACCATTTGCGAGTAAACATGATCATATTCACATTCAgtacaaattattattatgtacatttttttccacaatcatTGTCTTGTTGGAACAGCCAACTGAGCCTATAACAGCATGAAACTTGCAGGAACATCAGGATGAGTAGTTTTCATCCTGTTGTGGATGAAGCAGGAAAAGGTTATACCAGTAGTTTTagcaatatttcagatatttaaaataatatcaataaCTATCTATATTGACTGTTATTAAACccttatatttttatatgtttttcatCCATGTCTTCCAGCCCTAAGTGTGATTAAACCTGTACAGTTCAATCCGACTCCGCACTGATTTTCTGTCTCTCCCTGCAGGTGATGATCCCTCTGAGCAGCATCCCCACCTACAGTGCCTCCATGgactcctcctccttcctgaaAACCTCTTTCAGCAAGTTCCCGTACCCCACCAAGGCTGAGCTGTGCTACCTGACTGTCGTCACCAAATTCCCAGAGGAGCAGATCAAGATCTGGTTCACCGCTCAGCGGCTGAAGCAAGGCATCAGCTGGTCCCCGGAGGAGATCGAGGAGGCCAGGAGGAAGATGTTCAACACCATCATCCAGACGGCGCCAGTCAGCTCCCAGAACCAAACCCAGAGTCACCACAGCTCGGCGCCACACACCATCACAGTGCTGCCCGCCTCACTGGGGCCCACCGGGATTCCTCAGTTCCTGCAGGGGTCTCTCGTCAGCCCAGGCGGCGTAATCGTCACGCAGCCTGTTGTGGCAAACGGAATCCAGGTCAGCAGTGCCCCCGTGGCCCTGGCGGTCACGCCGAAGCCCCAGGCGGCGGCTCGGCCCACGATGCAGGCCCGACCCGCCGCCGCTCTGGTGGCGGACAAAAGCCCCAGCATACTGGTGGGAACGGTGGGCAGCAGTAAAGCTGTGGGAGGGGGCACCAACAGCACCAGCAGCACTGAGGGCGGCGTCATCAACCTTAGTCTTGGAAGCAGTAGTCATGGCAACACTAAGGGGAGCAGTGTCATTGGTAAACATGGCAGTGCTAATGCTAACTCCAGCGAGAAAAACAGCAGTGATGTTAGCAGCCGTGCTAGCACCAGAAACACGGATAGTAAACCGGGCAGCGGCGGCGCGGGTCAGATGGACAGTAAGACCCCCATGGAAAACAAAGCTGTCATCAGCAGCTGTGAAAACCTGAAGAGCAAAGATGCTAATGGTAGCAGCAACCATCACAACCTGGCCAGTGCAGGAAGCGAGGATGCAGATCCTTCGGGTTGTGACTCACCAACCATCAAAATGGAGGATGCTTCATCCCCCGCCTCCAAGTCCTCCTCCCCGACTCCTGCAGGTCCGGGAAGCAGCTCCGGCTCCCGGACCCCCTCGAGCGCCTTCCTGGACCCCAGCTTTTACAAAGGCAAGAAGTCCCAGGAGCAGCTCAGTACCCTGAAGGACAGCTTCCTGGTGAGCCAGTGGCCCGACCAGGAGGAGGTTGACCGCCTCATCGGCCTCACCGGCCTCACGGTGCGCGAGGTCCGCAAGTGGTTCAGCGACAGACGCTATCACTTCCGCAACTGCAAGAGCTCCCGCTCCAGCACGGGTGGGCAGAGTAAGTCCAGTGGTGGAGCGGGGAACGGCGGAGGTACGCCTGGTAGCAGCGCCGCCACCGGCTGTAACGCCCCCGTTGATCTGTCGGAAAGTAGCAGCAGCAACTCTGGTGCCAAAACTCCCCAGCACAACTCCAGCAACTCCACCCAGAGCCCACCGCCAACACAGACCCCCACATCGCCCACTGCTCCTTCCAAGAGGCTCTTCAGGTTGCACTCACCTGATTTCACAGCCGTCCGCTACAAGGAGAGAGACCCCCACCAGGTGAGACCCCAACTCTCTCTCACTGCAACTCTGCTGAATTTTGACCAATCCTTTTAGCCCTCTGCtaatttcacttcctgtttcacaatGTCTCTTGAAAGCCAAATCTGCAAGAAGAAAACATATGTAACGCTAAATGGTAACACTTTCCAAAATCTTCATGTCCTGAAGATTTTGAAAATCCTCAGGACTTCATATGGATTAAAGGTGCTATTTCAAGAAGATacttaaaatagttaaaattctgtcatttggtaaattatgtgcagcaattaaaatttttttgcaagACCATGTGAGGCCAAAAATAAGGCAAAATAAGAATTTGCAAATTTGACTACAAGCTTTTGAAAAAGGTGTcaaaaatcagtcattttagGCCAcaacaatcacacacacaaaaaacttcGTCATCCTGGAGAAACTGAAGCGTGTCTGAAGCAGAGATTCATTTGGTCTTCAACTCCTGCTTTTCTTGTGTTCAGCCATCCTGACCCAGAGATGAGGTCAGAAGCCAACTTGGGAGAAAAAGGCCTTAACTGTGACTCTGTGGTTTTTCagataaaagcacatttttctctttatttaaaaattgaaatcCAGAGAACCAGTGATGATTTGGGTAGCTGTGTCATCTGTAGGAGTTCTCTTTGCCGCTGataagctttatggagatgctgatttcatttcctGTTAGACTTTGAACCAAAACCCGACTGCGTTTGATTGGCTGGCTAATCCCTCTGACATAGTCGATGCAGTAAATCACGCAAAATGAGCTCCGACTACTTATTCGGTGCACGAGTACAGTACATGGGAACgctaaataactaaaataaatcaacctCCTCATGATTTTGACAGTAATATTCATCTCTTTGCGTGTGCTACGTTCAGGTGATAGCCCTTGAGGCCAGCTTTGCCCAGAACGCCGACCCGTCAGGAGAAGAAGTGGACAGGCTGCGCTCTGAGACCAAGATGACGCGGCGGGAGATACACGGCTGGTTTGCTGAGAAGAGGAAGCGAGTGGCTGccgagaagaagaaggaggaggcgGAGCGGGAGCCgaaggaggacgaggaggaggtggaggtggatGGAGAAGAGAGGCAGAGGGATGACGGTTCAGGGGAACCGAAAGTGAACCCcatcaaaataaatctgaagatGCTGAAGGTGACTGAGGCTAGCAGTAAAGCAGAGGGGGAGGGATCTGGTAGTACGAGCTCTCAGCCCGGCAGCACGCCTGCCTCCACCCAGGGCCCCACCTCTTCCACCACCACTAAACCTTCCCAACCTTCCACCCCAACACAGAAAACCTCCCACTCCCCCAAACCCACAACCGTCCGAGGGAAGAAGACGGCGGAGCAGCTCCACCTGCTAAAGCAAGTCTACGCCCGAACCCAGTGGCCCAGCGCCACTCAGTATGATGAGCTCATCTCAGGAACAGGGCTGCCCCGACCCGAGGTGGTGCGCTGGTTCGGGGACTCCCGCTACGTCCAGAAGAACGGACTGCTGAAGTGGCTGGAGGAGTACCAGAACCTGGccctggaggaggagctgcagagggacGGCTCCAAGGCCCTGCAGGACCATCTGGACGCCCACGGCAGGCTGGACGACTCCCAGGTACAGGTCATGTCttcccccctctctcattactcacattcctgtctgaccactcaaaaaaaaagaaaaaaaaaaaaaaaaaaaaggacactagagccaacaaaaaaaaaatttttttaatgaagttaaTTGCAGGATTTGCAATTATTCAAAATTCATTATACTTCAATCGAAAACAGTATATCaacaaaataatcattttaacttCATAGCCCCTTTTTGCatacatttatgaataaatagaCGCATataagctcaacaacaaaacatttattgtttttaattattcaggCCATtaaaccatcagattggtgcaaagtgccAATAAACGCATTCAGCTTTCAGGAACCCCTGAACCTTCATGTTATTtctatgaaaaaataattactatAATAACTAGAAACGTGGATGTCGTCGTTGGGAACGTCTGCTCTCCCCCTATTTGCACAGCTTTCACACAACTTCTTCCATCAAATCACTTTTTGAAGCACAAATGAGGAAAAGCCGCTTTGTCGCCTGTCTCCGCTGTTGGCGGATCTAATTTGTGCATCAGATTCCTGACCGAACCAGAAACTCATTTATAAAAAGCTTCTGACTCAGGAGTCCTGTACGTGTAATGTCACTAactgtattaaaacattttaacatgttgaaattaatgtatttaattaatcaaaatgagCATGTGTTAGCAAAAAAGGATGACATAGTGTTTAGTAATAATgtcacaatatttatttaaagagttTGAATAATAATGATTGATTTTCAATCAGAAGTTCGAAGGTTAACTACCCAAGTGAACGCATTTGTAACGCTGCTTTGTAAACGGTTGAGCAGCTCAGCTAATCAACCAGCGAGCAGAACTAGGAggtgaaacattttctaaacgTACAGATGTTAatcctgtgtttttgtttttgtctctatatAAATATCAACAATAATATGAGTCTAATAAAAATGTAGGCCGTGTCatttttgcagcagcaggtgtagctgatgcttttctgcttttgagTAACAGCAGTTGGTTCACATTAGGCACCATGAAGCTGTAAAACTGTCGTCGTCATACCATGAAACTCTCATAACACAGTGAGTGATATTTtagatggttttaaaaaataatgtatgtaTATAAGTGTTTTGTTCGGATACGAGCCGCGCTGCTCTGTTTGCCGAGGGGATTCTCAGGAAGCTCCTTCAGTGCCGAGATCTTTGAAGTTTAAGACGCACCTCAGGTCTTGATTCCTCCTAAATTCACCTGTCGTCTTTTATCTCAAAAGAGATGAGTCTTTTGTTCACTGAACtacatgaagaagaaaaaaacctcctGATGAAAGAGCAaagttttagatgtttattgTGAGTGAAATCATCTCTTTGCTGTTTTCATCCTCCCGCTCCAGAGACTCAAACTTCAAGTagtagttttgtttatttgtatggagagaaaaaagtttctccttttggtattttatttgggtttaataaacattctttttcttcctcatctATTATCCATGTCCCCACTGTATGACAGGAATTATTAGATTAAAGCAAAgtagcaaaacaaacaactatagtaaatatttaatatttgacatttctaatgattagagctgcacaatattcTCACATCACCACCATATCGATGTCTGGAAGGACTCTTTGCATGcagtatttgttttctgttggattataagaaataattacaattaGATCACAATAAGAGATTCAGTTCCACATCGGAGAGAGAGTGGAAAGAAGTCAAGATTTTCTAACCAGAGTGAATAACTGTCTAAACAAGAAACGTCTTGACCCCAGAATTTGAACCAAGGTGAACCAACCTAATGGTTTCCTTGCAGTCTCAAGGTGTTCAGCTTTAACATTTGCCTGCATCTAATTAATGAAACCTTTATTATTCCGTCCTAGTTAAAGGAGCTGGCTGAGAAGACTGGTCTGACGAGCGACTTGGTGCGGCATTGGTTCTCTACCAGGGGAGCGATGCCCGACGCTAAGCAAAGCGCTGGACAGCGGGTGGGAACGGGAGCCGTCGCCGCAGAGGAAGCGGAGGCGGCGCCGACAGGATCCTCGGCTCCGGAGCCACAGCCGGGTGGCGGGACGGAGGAGAAGATGGAGCAGTCGGTGTGCGGGGCGGAGGCGGAGGCCGAcggctctgctgctgctacagGTAGTCCTGGACGCCATGGtcgtttttttggggggtttttttactacaagaaaaatgtgtgtgtgtaaagtaaaatttgatattttcaagAAGCTACCACTCACACAcctttttataattaaatgcaacaaagaaaagacatttgaaaGACTGGCATCATTTGTGGG
This region includes:
- the zhx3b gene encoding zinc fingers and homeoboxes protein 3 isoform X2 is translated as MASKRKSTTPCMIPSKVIRSVEEAERDSPVPLRHSRVSGGDRRSPLDVSSDPKQEAGDADKDGGIYTCKLCNFETHDLNLFLDHVYTGHPDFRADPGFVCMSCGVSAPKFEGLALHNARVHPSTLNTTLQLRRRERRAVVEQNLLIGTELCRDSEISITKTPIMRMLKGKSEPKRIVVSHSVSDEPASDVHSASISRESERKESSAVTVTHVSTIVHNGTSKTTLPSAIQIVNGSTGLPLLKTPITQVVSVAQNRSLHHSAPITASSSASSASLSSSSQNLPKVMIPLSSIPTYSASMDSSSFLKTSFSKFPYPTKAELCYLTVVTKFPEEQIKIWFTAQRLKQGISWSPEEIEEARRKMFNTIIQTAPVSSQNQTQSHHSSAPHTITVLPASLGPTGIPQFLQGSLVSPGGVIVTQPVVANGIQVSSAPVALAVTPKPQAAARPTMQARPAAALVADKSPSILVGTVGSSKAVGGGTNSTSSTEGGVINLSLGSSSHGNTKGSSVIGKHGSANANSSEKNSSDVSSRASTRNTDSKPGSGGAGQMDSKTPMENKAVISSCENLKSKDANGSSNHHNLASAGSEDADPSGCDSPTIKMEDASSPASKSSSPTPAGPGSSSGSRTPSSAFLDPSFYKGKKSQEQLSTLKDSFLVSQWPDQEEVDRLIGLTGLTVREVRKWFSDRRYHFRNCKSSRSSTGGQSKSSGGAGNGGGTPGSSAATGCNAPVDLSESSSSNSGAKTPQHNSSNSTQSPPPTQTPTSPTAPSKRLFRLHSPDFTAVRYKERDPHQVIALEASFAQNADPSGEEVDRLRSETKMTRREIHGWFAEKRKRVAAEKKKEEAEREPKEDEEEVEVDGEERQRDDGSGEPKVNPIKINLKMLKKTSHSPKPTTVRGKKTAEQLHLLKQVYARTQWPSATQYDELISGTGLPRPEVVRWFGDSRYVQKNGLLKWLEEYQNLALEEELQRDGSKALQDHLDAHGRLDDSQLKELAEKTGLTSDLVRHWFSTRGAMPDAKQSAGQRVGTGAVAAEEAEAAPTGSSAPEPQPGGGTEEKMEQSVCGAEAEADGSAAATGSEEALV
- the zhx3b gene encoding zinc fingers and homeoboxes protein 3 isoform X1, whose amino-acid sequence is MASKRKSTTPCMIPSKVIRSVEEAERDSPVPLRHSRVSGGDRRSPLDVSSDPKQEAGDADKDGGIYTCKLCNFETHDLNLFLDHVYTGHPDFRADPGFVCMSCGVSAPKFEGLALHNARVHPSTLNTTLQLRRRERRAVVEQNLLIGTELCRDSEISITKTPIMRMLKGKSEPKRIVVSHSVSDEPASDVHSASISRESERKESSAVTVTHVSTIVHNGTSKTTLPSAIQIVNGSTGLPLLKTPITQVVSVAQNRSLHHSAPITASSSASSASLSSSSQNLPKVMIPLSSIPTYSASMDSSSFLKTSFSKFPYPTKAELCYLTVVTKFPEEQIKIWFTAQRLKQGISWSPEEIEEARRKMFNTIIQTAPVSSQNQTQSHHSSAPHTITVLPASLGPTGIPQFLQGSLVSPGGVIVTQPVVANGIQVSSAPVALAVTPKPQAAARPTMQARPAAALVADKSPSILVGTVGSSKAVGGGTNSTSSTEGGVINLSLGSSSHGNTKGSSVIGKHGSANANSSEKNSSDVSSRASTRNTDSKPGSGGAGQMDSKTPMENKAVISSCENLKSKDANGSSNHHNLASAGSEDADPSGCDSPTIKMEDASSPASKSSSPTPAGPGSSSGSRTPSSAFLDPSFYKGKKSQEQLSTLKDSFLVSQWPDQEEVDRLIGLTGLTVREVRKWFSDRRYHFRNCKSSRSSTGGQSKSSGGAGNGGGTPGSSAATGCNAPVDLSESSSSNSGAKTPQHNSSNSTQSPPPTQTPTSPTAPSKRLFRLHSPDFTAVRYKERDPHQVIALEASFAQNADPSGEEVDRLRSETKMTRREIHGWFAEKRKRVAAEKKKEEAEREPKEDEEEVEVDGEERQRDDGSGEPKVNPIKINLKMLKVTEASSKAEGEGSGSTSSQPGSTPASTQGPTSSTTTKPSQPSTPTQKTSHSPKPTTVRGKKTAEQLHLLKQVYARTQWPSATQYDELISGTGLPRPEVVRWFGDSRYVQKNGLLKWLEEYQNLALEEELQRDGSKALQDHLDAHGRLDDSQLKELAEKTGLTSDLVRHWFSTRGAMPDAKQSAGQRVGTGAVAAEEAEAAPTGSSAPEPQPGGGTEEKMEQSVCGAEAEADGSAAATGSEEALV